The genomic DNA TCTGCTGGGAACAATATCTGAAATTCAAAGAACCTATGACTGCCGAACAAATTGCATCACTCAATGCTTATTATGAATTAGTAGGTAAAGGTGAGCCGGTGAAAGATATGGTTTATACAACAATAGCATTGCCTACACAGGATAAGGAAAAATTAAAAAAAGACCAGGAAGAAATTGCAAAGTTAACAGGTGATAAGGCAAAAGGTGAGGAGGTTTTCAACGGAGCTTGTAAATTCTGTCACGGAGACGGGACTAAAGTAAAAAGCGTTCCGAGCTTGTTCAAAGATTTTGACGGCAATTTAAAATCAATTACGTTCATGTCAAGATTCGGAAAGAAGTATATGCCGTTCTTCAGTTATGAATCAATTTCGAATCAGGATATGGCAAATCTGGTAGCATATATAATGAACAACCAGCAAAAATAATTTTAGTACTGCACTTTATTTAACCAAAACAAAGCCCTGTTGAGTGAAATCAGCAGGGCTTTTTTTATAGTACAAACTATAAACTTCAAAAACTTATTTCAATTAGTTACTCTCCGTCCCAAACCCCCGTTTGGAACGGCTCACTATATTTTATTCTTTTATATGCATTCCCAAACAGGGGTTTGGGAATGCGGATGTGGACTCACCAAAATAAAAAATCCCTGCTGAATATAATTATCAAGGCTTTTTTTATTTCATTAGTACATGCAATAAAAATATTTCTCTATTACTGCTAATAGGGAAGACAGTATTGGATTGTTCATCTATTCTTTTTATATTTGTGAGCTTTATTTTGGAACCTGATTTTTAAAAACGGTACAAAATTTTTCTAAAAATTCCGGTGCTAAATAATCAGTGAGTTAGAGTATAACTTACGAGGGGGCGTAAGTTTCGATATATGTTTTATCAGAATTTAACGGGAATAAAAAAAGCCCTGCTGAAATAAATCAACAGAGCTTTTAGTTTATAAACCTTAAAAACTTTCTAACCTTAAACTAAAATCACATTTTGAATATGATATAAAGCAGAATTATTACTATACCTGCAACTGAGATTGTAGTATAATCCTGAATAACACCTGATTGTATTTTTCTCCAGTCAACGCTAAGCTTTTTAAACCATGTTCCGCTGCCTCTTACAATACCGTCTATGATATTTACATCTACTACTTTCCATAGTACGATTTCTGAAAGCTCTCTGATAGAAAATACAAAAGCTGTATCATATAATTCGTCAACGTAATATTTATTTTCAAGAACCTTGCCGAATCCTTTAGGAGCCGGGAATTTATCCTGAACTGAGAATCTCCTGAATGAAACAATAATTGCAATCGTAGCAACTACAACTGAGACTGCGACAAGAATTAACTCAGTTGAAAGCGCTCCTTCATGCTCACCGTGAATACTTGCAAGCACTGTGTTTGCAGAAGCAAATACAGGTTCAAGCCAGTGCTCAAGAGCGTTCGGTCCTAAGAAATGCGGAAGTCCTATAAATCCGCCGATAGCCGAAAGAATTGCTAAAATGATAAGAGGAATTGTCATAGTAGCAGGGGATTCGTGCGGATGAACATGATTAGCATCGAATCTTTCCTTACCGTAGAAAGTAAGCGCTACTAATCTGAACATATAGAAGGCAGTAAATGCTGCCGTCATTAATACGATAAGATACGGGAATATTCCTGCGTTAGTAAATACTTTATATAAAATTTCGTCTTTGCTGAAAAATCCTGAGAGCGGAGGAATACCTGAAATTGCAAGCGAGCCGATGAAGAAGGTAATGAAAGTAACTTTCATATATTTTTTCAGGCCGCCCATTTTTGTGATATCCTGCTCTTCGTGCATTCCGTGAATAACAGAGCCGCTGCCTAAGAATAAAAGCGCTTTGAAGAATGCATGTGTTATCAAATGGAAAATTGCAACGTAATATGAACCTGTTCCCAATGCTATGAACATAAATCCAAGCTGTGAAACGGTTGAGTAGGCTAAAATCTTTTTAATATCGTTTTGCTTCAGTGCAATTGTTGCTGCCATTACCGCAGTTGCAATACCGATTATCAGAACAACATTCTGCGCTATCGGAGCAAGAGCATATAACAATGAAGTTCTTGCGACTAAGTAAATACCGGCCGTCACCATGGTTGCAGCGTGAATAAGCGCAGATACCGGTGTAGGACCTGCCATAGCGTCTGGCAGCCAAACAAATAACGGAATCTGTGCTGACTTACCGCATGCACCGACGAACAGCAATAAAGCTATAATAACTAAGAGGGGAGTGCCGACCTGCATACCGCCAAGTTTTCCGATGAACTCCTGAATGTTTAATGTTCCGAAGTTTGCGAATATCATAAACATCGCAGTCATAAATCCGAAGTCACCGATTCTGTTTACAACGAAAGCTTTCTTTGCGGCATCGCCTGTAAATTTCTTTTCGTACCAGAAACCGATAAGCAGGTAAGATGCAAGTCCCACGCCTTCCCATCCGAGGAAGAGCACTAAGAATGTATCACCCAGAACGAGGTTAAGCATTGCAAAGATGAAGAGATTGAGGAAGCAGAAGAACTTTGCAAATCCTTTATCTCCGTGCATGTAGCCGATAGAGTAAACGTGAATAAGGAATCCGATGCCTGTAACAACCATTGTCAGAGTAATTGAAAGCGGGTCTATATAATAAGCATAGGTGAGGTTAAGACTGCCGGTGGCAATCCATGAAAAATAATTTATGATTATTTTTCTTTCTTCAGGTGGTAATCCGAGAAGCTCAAAAAATGTCATGACCGCTATAACAAACGGAATGAAAACTGCGAGCGACGATATTATGCCTGAAAGTTTTTCGTTATTGATTTTTCTGCCGAAGAGCCCGTTGATAAAAAATCCAACAAGCGGCAGTACGGTAACAAGGTAAAAATATTTTGCCATTTAGTTTACCATTTTAAAATATTTATCTCATCAATATTGATGGTATCTTTATTTCGGAAAAGCGCAATAATAATTGCAAGCCCAATAGCAGCTTCTGCCGCCGCAACAGTCAGAACAATGAATACAAAAATCTGACCGTTGGAGTTTCCCAGAAATGATGAGAATCCTACAAGTGAAAGGTTAACGGAATTGAGCATAAGCTCGATGCACATAAAGATAATTATGGCATTTCTTCTGATGAGAACTCCGATAACTCCAAGTGAAAAAAGAATTGCTGAAAGTAACAGATAGTAGTTTAATTCAATCATGTCGCAATATAAATATTATAGATGATAGATTAAATGAAAAGATAAGGTGGAATGCGATTTTTGTAAAATTTATTCTCATTTCATGGTAAGATTTTTTGATGTTTCTTTTTTAATTTATTAGCAATTCTTATCTTTGAAAAATTAAATTATACATCCATGTACACTCAAACCCAACTGCTAAAAATAATGCTCGAAGATGCCCGAAGAAAAACTCTGAAGGGAATCGAGGGCTTAACAAAAGAACAATTATTTGCCCCGCCAGTTCCTAATGAAGAATGCATTGGCGCTTACTTAATGCATTTTGGTGAGTGTGAAATTGGATGGTACGAAGAGATTTCAGGTGAAAAACTTTCACAGGAACTGAAAGACAGGAATTACTATGGAGTCTGGATTGGCTGCCCGGCTGAATTTGCTCACCCGCCAAAAGAAGCACCGGAAGTTGAAAATTATCTTTCTGCACTTTCAGATGTAAGAAAACTCTGGATAGACTATTTAGATAAAATGAAAGATGAAGAGCTTGATGATATAGTAGTTGCTTATAAAGGGCACGGTGATATTAAAATGACAAAGCGTGATATAATAAACCGACTCATTTCCCATGAGAATCACACAAGGGGACAAATGTTTCTCCTTATGCGTATGGGCGCAATAAAGCCTAACTTTGATAATATCTGGGGAATAAGATTAGAGGAAAATATGAGAAGTCCTAAATAATCATAAATATTGAGCCTGCAACAATAAGTGCTCCGCCGATAAGCGTTTTTGCAGTTGCAGGTTCCTTTAAAAATACTAACGAAAAAATTAAAACGAGCGCAACGCTTAATTTATCTATCGGGGCAACTTGCGAGACGTTACCAAGCTGCAATGCTTTGAAATAAAATATCCAGGAAAGACCTGTTGCAACTCCGGATAAGCAAAGGAAAAGTAAGTTTGTTTTGGTAAGTCCGCCGACTTCGCCCATTTCACCGCGTGCTAAAACGATTCCCCATGCTATAAATAAAATAACCACTGTACGCACGGCCGTTGCTACATCTGAGTTTACATTTTTAACGCCGACTTTAGCAAAGATTGCAGTCACTGCTGCAAAAAGAGCTGAGAGTAATGCATATATCCACCACATAGCTTTTCAGTTTAATTTGCTTCTATTTTACTAACACCATCTTTTTTGTAAAAATATTTCTCGTACCATTTGTTTCGGTTATCATTGAATAAAAATAAATTCCGCTGGATAGGGGAGCTCCGGCAAAATTTACAGTATGGAATCCTTCACTTTGAAAGCCGTCGGCTAACTCCATTATTTTTCTCCCTCTTGTATCATAAATATTTATTTTAATTCTACTGTCATGCGGAAGAAAATATTTTATAGTTGTAGAAGGATTAAACGGATTAGGGTAGTTCTGATACAAAGTAAAATCAGAAGGAATAACATCATTAAATCCGCCCAGAGAAACATCGGATATCATTGAATAATTTTCAAATATGACTTGTCTTGAGTCATTGCACAAATATCTTTTCAGAAATCCTGCAGCTTTTTTAGGAATATACTCTATAGGATAAAAATTTTCATGACCGCCACCCGGAACATAATCTAATTCAAATGGCTTTCGTAAATTCTTAAATCGTTTCATCATTTCAGCGGAACCCATAGTTCTTAAATAATTTGCGCATCCGTAAACGTTACCTGTACCATATGGGATGTTTAAATCAGCAGTGCCCTGAAACATAATGGTCGGGACTGCATTAGATGAATTTATAAAAGTAGTATCATTCAATCCTCCGGATGAACTCAAAACACATTTTATCTTATAGGAATTTGTAAGATTGTTTGAAGCATTATTCAGCGGACCGAGTTCATTTATAAATGAAGGATAAAGCGTATTCATATTTTCCTGAGTTGCAAATGAAATCAATAAAGATGTTACAGCGCCTGCACTTATGCCTCCGCAAAAAAAGTAATTTGTATCTATTCTATATTTGTTTGCATTAGCAGAAAAGTATCTTAGCGCTGCTTTGGAATCCTGCATAGCTCTGTAAACAGCCTTTGCAAGTGAAGTTCCTGTTCCCAGGCAGGCGAATGGATCTCCTGTAACATCCCATCCGATCCGATAATTTATAGAAGCGCAAACATACCCTCGTTGAGCAAAATCCATCATAACGGGTGCAACCTGATATTTATTGCCGTCAATGAAGCCGCCGCCGTGAATTAATAAAATAAAAGGACGTTTTCGTAAAGTATCTGCTTCAGTGCCGGGATATGCGATTATGAAGTCAAGATTAACAGGGTTTCCTTGCCAGTTAATATTTTGCCCGTAACTAATATTATCTTCAACAGTTATTTGCTGTGATGAAAAGCAATATGTAGTATCAAATCTTCCCGGAATGCAGTACTGCTGAGCAAAAATAAAATTGTAAGAGGGAAGTGTTAAACAGATTAAAATTGTTATAAATAGTATACGTTTCATTTTTAAAAATAATCACGAAATATAGTTTAATAAGTTTATTAATTTTAGAGAATTTTCATTGCCTTAATATCAATTTATTAATCCTGTATTTTTAGAAAAATAAAATAACGAATTATAATGAACAACAACGACGACAACAACCAATTACCGCAGCAGCAAATAAATA from Bacteroidota bacterium includes the following:
- the nuoK gene encoding NADH-quinone oxidoreductase subunit NuoK, whose product is MIELNYYLLLSAILFSLGVIGVLIRRNAIIIFMCIELMLNSVNLSLVGFSSFLGNSNGQIFVFIVLTVAAAEAAIGLAIIIALFRNKDTINIDEINILKW
- a CDS encoding T9SS type A sorting domain-containing protein, whose translation is MKRILFITILICLTLPSYNFIFAQQYCIPGRFDTTYCFSSQQITVEDNISYGQNINWQGNPVNLDFIIAYPGTEADTLRKRPFILLIHGGGFIDGNKYQVAPVMMDFAQRGYVCASINYRIGWDVTGDPFACLGTGTSLAKAVYRAMQDSKAALRYFSANANKYRIDTNYFFCGGISAGAVTSLLISFATQENMNTLYPSFINELGPLNNASNNLTNSYKIKCVLSSSGGLNDTTFINSSNAVPTIMFQGTADLNIPYGTGNVYGCANYLRTMGSAEMMKRFKNLRKPFELDYVPGGGHENFYPIEYIPKKAAGFLKRYLCNDSRQVIFENYSMISDVSLGGFNDVIPSDFTLYQNYPNPFNPSTTIKYFLPHDSRIKINIYDTRGRKIMELADGFQSEGFHTVNFAGAPLSSGIYFYSMITETNGTRNIFTKKMVLVK
- the nuoL gene encoding NADH-quinone oxidoreductase subunit L, coding for MAKYFYLVTVLPLVGFFINGLFGRKINNEKLSGIISSLAVFIPFVIAVMTFFELLGLPPEERKIIINYFSWIATGSLNLTYAYYIDPLSITLTMVVTGIGFLIHVYSIGYMHGDKGFAKFFCFLNLFIFAMLNLVLGDTFLVLFLGWEGVGLASYLLIGFWYEKKFTGDAAKKAFVVNRIGDFGFMTAMFMIFANFGTLNIQEFIGKLGGMQVGTPLLVIIALLLFVGACGKSAQIPLFVWLPDAMAGPTPVSALIHAATMVTAGIYLVARTSLLYALAPIAQNVVLIIGIATAVMAATIALKQNDIKKILAYSTVSQLGFMFIALGTGSYYVAIFHLITHAFFKALLFLGSGSVIHGMHEEQDITKMGGLKKYMKVTFITFFIGSLAISGIPPLSGFFSKDEILYKVFTNAGIFPYLIVLMTAAFTAFYMFRLVALTFYGKERFDANHVHPHESPATMTIPLIILAILSAIGGFIGLPHFLGPNALEHWLEPVFASANTVLASIHGEHEGALSTELILVAVSVVVATIAIIVSFRRFSVQDKFPAPKGFGKVLENKYYVDELYDTAFVFSIRELSEIVLWKVVDVNIIDGIVRGSGTWFKKLSVDWRKIQSGVIQDYTTISVAGIVIILLYIIFKM
- a CDS encoding EamA family transporter, yielding MWWIYALLSALFAAVTAIFAKVGVKNVNSDVATAVRTVVILFIAWGIVLARGEMGEVGGLTKTNLLFLCLSGVATGLSWIFYFKALQLGNVSQVAPIDKLSVALVLIFSLVFLKEPATAKTLIGGALIVAGSIFMII
- a CDS encoding c-type cytochrome, producing MIKLYLSVLSLSLVLLISGCGKKESSTTDNKPVTKSADVLAKQGKDIFYGSTGVNSVTNLACAHCHSDGTNDAAYPLTKYHSNIKNADLRTQTYLGKFKGEDVKKTAGGATVCWEQYLKFKEPMTAEQIASLNAYYELVGKGEPVKDMVYTTIALPTQDKEKLKKDQEEIAKLTGDKAKGEEVFNGACKFCHGDGTKVKSVPSLFKDFDGNLKSITFMSRFGKKYMPFFSYESISNQDMANLVAYIMNNQQK
- a CDS encoding DinB family protein — encoded protein: MLEDARRKTLKGIEGLTKEQLFAPPVPNEECIGAYLMHFGECEIGWYEEISGEKLSQELKDRNYYGVWIGCPAEFAHPPKEAPEVENYLSALSDVRKLWIDYLDKMKDEELDDIVVAYKGHGDIKMTKRDIINRLISHENHTRGQMFLLMRMGAIKPNFDNIWGIRLEENMRSPK